A window of the Hordeum vulgare subsp. vulgare chromosome 5H, MorexV3_pseudomolecules_assembly, whole genome shotgun sequence genome harbors these coding sequences:
- the LOC123452607 gene encoding myosin-binding protein 7-like, giving the protein MDQLALPSSSCSPQEQRRSVKRRPPPAGSPEPSPRAGAGPAELLRRVEELEAEARRLAMEKEAAEESALGLQGELEAERASAETAASEAMLMIERLQREKAAAQMEARQFRRYAEGRADHEREVQEELASLSDLAASYHSRLQSHGIDPDTFSDEEDEELYEEQRGHADQIDLVAPEAEGDGADLLIASANGMEVKAMVEEQEQEQSTTPVEKEFEYTVDVRCASPTMAAVAVVGEYVGDVAGNAGGLYARVEALEADRAAMHREIAALRAERAQLVMAREMARRLCWEVVSEKKSIAKQALVPAKRFSALGICKWLLSVIFWRRSSTTRYTFGLSTTFLGLLLLLDRSTMLSPWRRPHRPRQ; this is encoded by the exons ATGGaccagctcgccctcccctcctcgtcCTGCTCCCCGCAGGAGCAGCGCCGCTCGGTGAAGCGCCGCCCGCCGCCCGCGGGCTCCCCGGAGCCGTCGCCGAGGGCGGGCGCGGGCCCGGCGGAGCTGCTCCGCCGGGTGGAGGAGctggaggcggaggcgaggcggcTGGCGATGGAGAAGGAGGCGGCCGAGGAGTCGGCGCTGGGCCTGCAGGGCGAGCTGGAGGCCGAGCGGGCCTCGGCCGAGACGGCGGCCAGCGAGGCCATGCTCATGATCGAGCGCCTGCAGCGCGAGAAGGCCGCGGCCCAGATGGAGGCCCGCCAGTTCCGCCGCTACGCCGAGGGCCGCGCCGACCACGAGCGCGAGGTGCAGGAGGAGCTCGCCTCCCTCTCCGACCTCGCCGCCTCCTACCACTCCCGCCTCCAGTCCCACGGGATCGACCCCGACACCTTctccgacgaggaggacgaggagctcTACGAGGAGCAGCGCGGCCACGCGGACCAGATCGATCTGGTCGCGCCCGAGGCCGAGGGGGACGGCGCCGACCTTTTAATCGCCAGTGCTAATGGCATGGAGGTGAAAGCCATGGTCGAGGAGCAAGAGCAAGAGCAGTCCACTACCCCTGTCGAGAAAGAGTTTGAGTACACGGTGGATGTCAGGTGCGCGAGCCCGACGATGGCGGCCGTTGCCGTGGTGGGGGAGTACGTCGGGGATGTAGCAGGCAATGCAGGGGGTTTGTATGCGAgggtggaggcgctggaggcggACAGAGCGGCAATGCATAGAGAGATTGCGGCGCTGCGGGCGGAGAGAGCACAGTTGGTCATGGCAAGGGAGATGGCTCGCCGACTCTGCTGGGAAGTGGTTTCTGAGAAGAAAAGCATTGCTAAGCAGGCTCTTGTCCCGGCCAAGAGATTCTCGGCGTTGGGAATTTGCAAG TGGTTGCTCTCCGTGATATTTTGGAGAAGAAGCTCTACTACCAG GTATACGTTCGGCTTGTCAACTACGTTCCTtggcctcctgctgctcctcgacAGATCGACCATGTTGAGTCCATGGCGGCGTCCGCATAGGCCACGGCAATGA